One Eurosta solidaginis isolate ZX-2024a chromosome 1, ASM4086904v1, whole genome shotgun sequence genomic window, ATTTAACTGCACGAAATCATTTAAGTAACTACTGTGGATTTATTCTAGATGAAGGATTTtgacgtttctcttttatttcgtgcttcTATCTGATGTCGACACCCATGAAAACTCTAGCTTTAGGAAAATAAAGCggcatatataaactttcgcccaaTTAGACCGTGGCGTATCGTCATAATCAAAATAAATATAGgttttatatttaatttcagcttttttgacaggtGTCTCATAGAAATGAtttcaaaaagctgtaactaaatttaaatccattttattttgactatgactacgcGCCCATATTTACACATACACAAATCTGCAataaagccttgtacaacaatatgtcagttaatcgaaatcaatgaacattttcttttgacttgacattcttctgcacggcgaattggttgaattcgctttgccaccacctggattCGCCTTGAAAATCAATGAAATTGGTCAATCGTGCGATACCGTAACGGGCtggccataaccataccatagccaaccaattggtttttggtttttcctcATATCCAtagactatggcgttatgactatgtcaactttgcttTTATTGGAAATTCTTGTACACCAAAGATATATGCTTCCGATTGGTACCTCagatcaaggcgaatccataccaggtggtggcaaagcgaattcaacccatTCGCCGtgtagaagaatgtcaagtcaaaagaaaattttcattgatttcgattacgtgacatattgttgtacaaggctttgtatggaaaattatcaagaaaaagcaatcagctattgggataacaccacctctactgaattcgccttgcctcAGATAtttgaaaccaaggcgaatctataccaggtggtggcaaagcgaattcaatcaattcgccgtgcagatgaatgttaagtcaaaagaaaattttcatagatttcgattaactgacattttgatGTACAAacctttgtatggaaaattatcaagaagaagcaatcagctgatgggataacaccacctgtaatgaattcgccttgtttgAAACTGACCTCTAGTACGATtaagtcaaggcgaattcagtacaaggtgtgttatcccaacagctgtcTGCTTCTTCcaaataattttccatacaacgccttgtactacaacatgtcagttcatcgaaatcaatgaaaattttcttttgaattaaCATTTTTCTGTGCGGCGAATTGGTTGCATTCGCTTTGccaccaattcgccgtgcagaagaatgccaagtcaaaagaaaattttcattgatttcgattaactgacatattgctgTACAAGGCTtagtatggaaaattatcaagaagaagcaatcagctgttgggataacaccaccacAATGAACACCACACCTCTACAGAATTTGCCTTGGTTGTGTTAAAAAAAATCGGTGCATGTGATCACCCTAATACTAATTTGCTTTAACATTCCGGCAAAAGCATGcctcaaattaaaataactcCCTTGGGTGCTGGACAAGATGTTGGACGCAGCTGTTTATTACTTTCAATGGGTGGCAAAAATATCATGCTCGACTGTGGCATGCATATGGGTTTCAATGATGAACGAAGATTTCCTGATTTTTCATACATTGTGCCGGAAGGACCAATTACCAGTCATATTGATTGTGTTATAATATCACACTTCCATCTGGGTTAGTACACATGTACCCATTTACTGTTTAAGTTCACAATTAAACTTACGTTTGTTTGCAATTACAGATCACTGTGGTGCCTTGCCATACATGTCTGAGATGATAGGCTATTCGGGCCCAATTTACATGACACATCCAACCAAAGCCATCGCACCCATATTATTGGAGGATATGCGTAAAGTAGCTGTCGAGCGCAAAGGAGAATCGAATTTTTTCACAACACAAATGATTAAAGATTGTATGAAGAAGGTTACCGCTGTGACATTGCATCAAAGTGTTATGGTCGATAATGAATTGGAAATTAAAGCATACTATGCTGGGCATGTTCTGGGTGCCGCCATGTTTTGGCTGCGCGTGGGTTCACAATCTGTTGTATATACTGGTGATTATAATATGACACCTGACAGACATTTAGGCGCAGCATGGATAGATAAATGCCGTCCAGATTTACTTATTTCGGAATccacatatgcaacaacaatacGTGATTCTAAACGTTGTCGGGAACGTGATTTTCTGAAAAAAGTGCATGAATGCGTTGCTAAAGGAGGAAAGGTTCTGATTCCAGTATTTGCATTGGGGCGTGCTCAAGAGTTGTGTATTCTGTTGGAAACATATTGGGAGCGTATGAATTTAAAATTTCCCATTTATTTTGCTGTGGGATTAACGGAGAAGGCTAACACATATTATAAAATGTTCATTACCTGGACTAATCAGAAGATACGTAAAACTTTTGTACAGCGTAATATGTTTGATTTTAAGCACATTAAACCATTTGATAAGGCTTACATTGATAATCCGGGCGCGATGGTTGTATTTGCTACACCAGGCATGTTACACGCTGGCTTATCTTTGCAGATTTTTAAGAAGTGGGCGCCAAATGAGAATAATATGGTAATCATGCCTGGCTATTGTGTACAAGGTACGGTGGGCAATAAAATCCTTGGCGGTGCAAAAAAAGTGGAATTCGAAAATAGACAAGTTGTTGAGGTGAAAATGGCTGTGGAGTATATGAGCTTTTCAGCACATGCTGACGCAAAAGGTAAGACTAGCGGCCAAATATTAGAATGTATGTTCTAATGATGCACTGGAAAGTGAAAGAGGGTCCCTTTTTGTTGTTATGATAACGACCTGTATAACCTAGTTCTTTCAAGAACCTAGTTCTTTCTTACCAGCACCCGAAAAAGGTAAAAGAAAGTAGATCCAAACATACAAagaaatattcataaaaaatttagTTCTTTTTGGAAACTTACTGAATCTCgacaaaacaaataaaacaaattctTATATTTTAAGCCATGTTTTAGAAGTAAACAGTTGTGTTTGAATAACGTTATTCAAACTGAAATAGTATATGAGGGTAAAGTCTGAAATCGAGGTTCATTGTAATGCCAAATTGTTGTAACTCCGAGCAGTTTCTCTACATTTCTACGTTGTCGTGTCGGGTCAAATATAATAGAAAACGTTAACTATTCTTGTTTTGGCCCTGGGGGTTAAATTAAATGGggtttacactgaaatgacagtccttggtcgggaaaaatcccgagtcgctccggtacatagaaccgactgcctgggGAAGCAGAGTTTGGCTCTAGTGGggcctactgttgttgttgttgttgttgtagcgattaggttactccccgaaggctttggggagtgttatcgatgagatggtcctttgtcggatacagatccgatacgctccggtaacacagcaccattaaggtgctggcccgaccatctcgggaacgatttatgtggccacattaaaccttcaggccattcccccctccccaccaccaagttccatgaggagcttggggtcgccagagcctcgtctgttagtgaaacgggattcgccgctcgaaagtgaggttgacaattgggttggagaagctatatattgcgctacacaaccccttgaatcccctacTGGGATTCCGTCACTGTTGGTGTAAACCGAATGGCATTTCTGATCATTCGGGGAATACTTTAAATCTGATCTGATCTTACACCTCTGTGAACAAAGACCTTTACATAATATTTGTACATATTTTTCCCTTCAGGCATTATGCAATTAATACAAAATTGTGAACCCAAAAATGTTATGCTGGTCCATGGCGAAGCTGAAAAGATGCAGTTTTTACGCACTAAAATTATAGAAGAGTACAACATCGAAACATATACGCCAGCTAATGGCGAAACTTGCGTTATTTCAACACCGGTGAAAATTCCAGTTGACGCATCTGTATCATTGCTCAAAGCAGAAGCTCGTATTTATAATGCACAACCACCAGATCCCAAGCGGCGCCGTTTAATACACGGTATACTCGTTATGAAAGATAATCGCATGATGTTGCAAAATTTAACAGACACATTAAAAGAATACGGAATAAATCGTCATGTAATGCgcttcacatcaaaagtaaaaaTGGATGATCCTGGTCCACGTATGCGTACAGGTGAAAAATTATATGCTTTACTACAAGATAAATTGGTTGGTTGGACAGTTAGTATGCAGGACAGTTGTACTATTTGTGTGGAAAGTGTTGAAGTTAAGGTTGAAGACGATGAAAAGGATCCAAAGCATAAATCATTATTTATTACTTGGACAAATCAAGATGAAGATATAGGCGCATATATATTGAATTTGTTGCAGAATATGTGCTGATTAATTTGAATAGTTCAAATATTTGTAATAAAATTTAATCAAGAGAAGCAAATAATTgttgcccactttaaaaaaatgtagCAAAAGCACTAATCGTATTTTTGATTGCACTTATGATTCGACAGATATAAAGGTCCAGGCCAACAAAGTTGCAATATCTGTTTCTTGCTATTACAAGCCTATTTCGATAACACCCTTGTCTCTTTGGTCAAGCACTGCTACAGGATTGGGTTTTTGTGCTTATTCCGAATGTGATCACCCAAATTTCTAATTCTTTTCCTATACCGCCTTGACGGTTAAGCAACATATATATCTATGAGAGTATTCAATTTATGGCAGAGTTTTTCTGCCCATTTTTTTTTAGTCGAGGCGCTTCTCTATAAATTTTCTTGCCATTTGAAATATATATTTGGAAATTTGTTAGAACTGCATTTAAAATTGGACTTAGTTCACACATAATTAAAATATTGTGAATTGCGTACCTTTATACAGCACTATCATTTCTCTTGTTCAATGTGAAACtacacaatttaatattaaaatatatgtatttatattttttttgtacgaaATATACGTATAAAAAACTAGGTGGTTAATTAGTATCAAAGCATAAAGTACATATTAAAAAAGTCGCACTGGAAAACACAACTGAATGCGTCCTTAAAACAAGACAACTTGACTAGCCAATTAGACCATATAAAATGTATTCATTCATTCATCATTATCGAGTTAAGTGAGTTTAGGTTGTTTGTGTGTTGGTGTTGTCGCTGTTGTATTTGATGCGTTAGACGCTAAGCTTTTACCAGTATAAAATCTACTTTGAGCTAACGCCAGGTTTGAACTGGAACTAGCGTTGCATGTGGTAGTTGCACCAGCTGCcgcggcagcagcagcagcagcggaAAATAGCAAAGTATCAACAGAGGGCAATTTCTGATTAGCGGACGACGCTTGTGTTAGCAAAGGCATACCCATTGCAGTCATTGGATGCAAATAGAAATGATTGATTATTGCCTGTGTAGTGGTGGTTGGTAGCAAATCTGAATTTTGGTTTTGGGTTGTTGTCGTCACTAATTGTGTTGTAATTTGCGGTAGCATATTCTGCAATTCGACAACTGTTTGATGGGATAATGCATTACCAAGACTTGTTGGTGTTTTTGCACTTTTTGTGTTCAGTGTATAGGGATTTGTATGGTACGCATTTGCTGAAGCAGCAGATATCGATTGTTTGTTATCTGTATCAGTGCATGATTGCCCTGTCGAAGACATAATCGTTGGCGCTGCTGACATTTCAACGGATGCGGGGGATGAGTAGGGCGAAGATTCTAATGACGAACATAACAAACGTTGATTCACGTCTTTTAGCGTAACTAAAATTAAAAGAGAAGCATTTTTAGTAAAGGTTAAGTTAAAAAGATCAAATTTCGTTAAAGTTTAAAAAGGCTTACCATATTCTTCTTTAACGCGTGTTGTCGAAGATAAATCCATTGGATCAAATTCgctctttattttaaaatgtaaCGCAGCTGTAGCCTCTGATGATGAAATCGCATTATCAGTCTCTAAAGCTGCCGAAGCCTGATGTGATTGTCCTACATTCCATCCACACTCTTCCATTTCAAGCGCTTGTTCCATAATTAATTCTTCAGCTGATGTTATACTTAAATCAGGAAAATTGCTAATGGCATACCGTGGGTCAGCATGTATAATAGATGTGTTTATATTTGATTTTGTGTTGTTTACATCCGCTTCTGTAATCTCCCGTTTAATCGTTGACAGCAATGTGGGGGTGGGAAACGTTGCTTTTTGCACTTGCTTAGGTGACGGTTGTTTACGTTCACGTTTAGGTTTAGCAGTCTTGCATGTTTCAACAATTTGACTTAATTTATTAACGGCTGTTATGGAAGATGTTGTTAGTGGCTTTAAATGTGGTGCCATTGATAAAGGAATCGATGTCATTATGTTATTCATACTGCGGGTTACTTCAGTTTTTATAATACCAGACATTGTCGATACAGTGATAGTTGGTAATGGACGATTATCACTACTAATTGATACCAGCGGTGGTGGCGGCGGTGGTTGTGGCTGTGGAGGATGTAAAGACGTTGTTGGTATTTGTTCTTGTGGAGACTTCTTTTTGCGTTTAGCAGGTGCTGGAGCCTTCGTAGGCACAGCGGTCACTCCACTCATTTCACTTATTTTATTATCTTGCTTAGGTGCCGCCTTTTTTGTTTCTGTATTAACGGCAGTTTGTGCCACATCTGTATTTGCTGCTTCGGCGGCTTTTGCTTTAGCAGTTTTCGTGGACTTTTTGGAACAATATGACGGAATGTTTTCCAAATGCTCACCAGTTTTATGATCTACTTTATGGCGACGACGTGTATGTTTCAACCAATTGGGAAAGTTAGTGAAGTCGCGTGGACAGTAGTTACATTTGAATGGTCGTTCACCGGTGTGAATATTGGAGTGTTGTTTTAGTTTCGAATTGCTTATAAATGATTTCTCGCAGACTGTGCATGCGAATGGCCTTTGTTCGAGGTGCACAAGATTGTGAACTTTTAAACAACgttcagttttgtacattttgcCACATTTTTCGCAACGATATGATCGTGTCTGAGCATGATACTTTTGATGCCGTTGAAGGTGTGAACGTTCTTGAAACCTGAAGAGATATGGAAGTGAATGGTCACTTTTTTTGGAAAAGAATAAATTATTATGTCGACAACTTTGCAAAACTAAGCAACGATGAGTGATCAATGTTAAGTATTACTCTTGGTCCCAAAGAGCACTGTATCAAAGCTGCATAGTTTTTAGTTTAATAAATGTGATTGAATAATTCCTTATATTTTATCATGGAATGTTCCGAGAGATAAATGCGATCAATTTCTTCATAGTAGGCGATGTTGTTCATGTAGTTTAGTTCTTGTCTATTTTGACACCTGAAAACCTATCTTTTGAAAATTGTCATAGATTTGTAAATCATCTGGAATAATTTTAGGAAGGCCATTTTTCTTGAGTTACGACCATAGTTACGACATACTGCTTTTGTACGACCAAATAGATGATGCGAGCTTAGTGTTGTTgtatcaataatacttttctaagccccctaacccgctggggatgcGAACTCAATGGGAGAAGAGGATGGAACCAATGTTTATTTGAAGTCTGGCTTCTTCTGCAGGAGTTAAAAGGGTAAATGGAGTAATTTTTTTACTTTAGAAAGGCAGTTGTGATAGACAGGTTTTGATTTTGCATTAGCACGTAATTGATATATTGAGAGCCTCGCGCTTTCTGAGCAATGCAATTTTTTGAGTGCCTCTGTATTGATCTAGGGGTGCGAGATATATTGAGTTGGAGAAGTAACGGAAAAGATTGTGGCTAAAATGATGATGTTTTTTACAGATTTTTACGCATAATCGATGGTTCATGGATTTTTACGGGTTAGGGAAAAGTATGAGTGATCAGCGACGATTtaaccactgctacaacaacaactatttaACCAGTTTAGTAAGAAACATGACTCCAGCAAATGCTTCTTTGTTTTGAAAGGGTTTGCTACTATCTAACAGATAATAAAGTTTAGCAAAGCCGGCGAAAGTTTATAATGCGCATATTTTACCTCTTTTGACATTCAGGACATTCATAAGGCTTCTCAGCGGTATGGATACGTGAGTGATGagtcaaattaattttttgtacaaatttttggCCACAAATATCACATCCGTATTTTTTGTTATCACTATGAATTTTGCGATGCATCCACATGCTGCCTAATTTCAAGCTAAAGAGGAAAAAAGAAAATCAAACTTACAATACAATTGTTATATCATAAAATCAATCCGTCTTACCATTTTCCACAGTCTGGACATTTCTTCCAAGCATCTTTACGCGTATCCGTGGAACGATGCGTCTTTATATGTTTTTTTAAGCCAGCTTCTTGTTCAAAATCACGATCACATACCGAGCACCGATAATGAATACGATGCCCGATAGCCTCATGCGTTGTATATTCCCCTTTTCCTTGCAGTAAAAGACCATCACAGTCCAGGCACTTAAATAGAGGCTCCGGTACACTGGTGCCGCCTTCTTGGGACACAACATgcaatttgttgttgctgctgttgttgttattagtACCAATCTCAGCTGGTGAGTTTGATGCAGCATTTTTTTGATTAGTATTGTTATAAGTATTACTACTACTCTTACCACTATTTATAATATTACAACTTGGTGCATTGGTTTCTGGTAATGTAAAAATATTGAAACTAGATGTTGATGAGATCGTTTTGTTGTTATTGACTACAACATTATTAAGGGTGGTGGGTGTGGATGTGGTGGGTGCATACTTTATTgctttatttgcaataatttgtaTATTATTATCAACAGCTGCATCGTCCGGCTGTGTTGCACTTAGTAAATGATAGGTTGATGGCTGGCCAACTGCACTGATGTCGTCTCTTAAATCACGC contains:
- the IntS11 gene encoding integrator complex subunit 11, translating into MPQIKITPLGAGQDVGRSCLLLSMGGKNIMLDCGMHMGFNDERRFPDFSYIVPEGPITSHIDCVIISHFHLDHCGALPYMSEMIGYSGPIYMTHPTKAIAPILLEDMRKVAVERKGESNFFTTQMIKDCMKKVTAVTLHQSVMVDNELEIKAYYAGHVLGAAMFWLRVGSQSVVYTGDYNMTPDRHLGAAWIDKCRPDLLISESTYATTIRDSKRCRERDFLKKVHECVAKGGKVLIPVFALGRAQELCILLETYWERMNLKFPIYFAVGLTEKANTYYKMFITWTNQKIRKTFVQRNMFDFKHIKPFDKAYIDNPGAMVVFATPGMLHAGLSLQIFKKWAPNENNMVIMPGYCVQGTVGNKILGGAKKVEFENRQVVEVKMAVEYMSFSAHADAKGIMQLIQNCEPKNVMLVHGEAEKMQFLRTKIIEEYNIETYTPANGETCVISTPVKIPVDASVSLLKAEARIYNAQPPDPKRRRLIHGILVMKDNRMMLQNLTDTLKEYGINRHVMRFTSKVKMDDPGPRMRTGEKLYALLQDKLVGWTVSMQDSCTICVESVEVKVEDDEKDPKHKSLFITWTNQDEDIGAYILNLLQNMC
- the wdn gene encoding serendipity locus protein H-1; translated protein: MMKEEAPSSKKMPRKTRAPQPAATAPSTPTKFGANDEILTSLLRLNNFDSNIKDESLDIDLSACVTISGDSAAMLGHNSLSSTDFWRVLDESAQNSQLDLANASDDLQQQLLSSGCLSDDGLDENSIIDAAAAYELVKNNKMVVSSKSYIPICSAKVGGVVIKEEKPEPNFSGTFLRPEAPPPTPSPIKRLMVKQQQHEQQRNAEQRYSPKAKIKRDLRDDISAVGQPSTYHLLSATQPDDAAVDNNIQIIANKAIKYAPTTSTPTTLNNVVVNNNKTISSTSSFNIFTLPETNAPSCNIINSGKSSSNTYNNTNQKNAASNSPAEIGTNNNNSSNNKLHVVSQEGGTSVPEPLFKCLDCDGLLLQGKGEYTTHEAIGHRIHYRCSVCDRDFEQEAGLKKHIKTHRSTDTRKDAWKKCPDCGKCLKLGSMWMHRKIHSDNKKYGCDICGQKFVQKINLTHHSRIHTAEKPYECPECQKRFQERSHLQRHQKYHAQTRSYRCEKCGKMYKTERCLKVHNLVHLEQRPFACTVCEKSFISNSKLKQHSNIHTGERPFKCNYCPRDFTNFPNWLKHTRRRHKVDHKTGEHLENIPSYCSKKSTKTAKAKAAEAANTDVAQTAVNTETKKAAPKQDNKISEMSGVTAVPTKAPAPAKRKKKSPQEQIPTTSLHPPQPQPPPPPPLVSISSDNRPLPTITVSTMSGIIKTEVTRSMNNIMTSIPLSMAPHLKPLTTSSITAVNKLSQIVETCKTAKPKRERKQPSPKQVQKATFPTPTLLSTIKREITEADVNNTKSNINTSIIHADPRYAISNFPDLSITSAEELIMEQALEMEECGWNVGQSHQASAALETDNAISSSEATAALHFKIKSEFDPMDLSSTTRVKEEYVTLKDVNQRLLCSSLESSPYSSPASVEMSAAPTIMSSTGQSCTDTDNKQSISAASANAYHTNPYTLNTKSAKTPTSLGNALSHQTVVELQNMLPQITTQLVTTTTQNQNSDLLPTTTTQAIINHFYLHPMTAMGMPLLTQASSANQKLPSVDTLLFSAAAAAAAAAGATTTCNASSSSNLALAQSRFYTGKSLASNASNTTATTPTHKQPKLT